In Amyelois transitella isolate CPQ chromosome 13, ilAmyTran1.1, whole genome shotgun sequence, a genomic segment contains:
- the LOC132902459 gene encoding transcription factor Adf-1-like yields the protein MDDTLIAAVYRREPLWDPAHKLHRHVNVLKSLWEEVAEETGRDVKIIKTRWKNLRAYYVKECQKIPKSKNGIRIENFTSTWQYFQPLNFLGTSFSNVDKPILDENTDDSNSTSLVDVDDSFDVCQKQLYPIVNIESGYEFRAPTPHCKRLRSSLEEPIEDNHADDLERTKIELLQRDADRRNNDDLLFFESLLPYVKDIPVVRKLRLRSAIQDLITKELEELAENNGNG from the exons ATGGACGACACTTTAATCGCAGCGGTGTACAGGAGGGAGCCGCTGTGGGATCCGGCCCACAAGTTGCACAGACACGTGAACGTCCTGAAGAGCTTGTGGGAAGAAGTGGCCGAGGAAACGGGCAGAGATG tcaaaatcatAAAGACCCGATGGAAAAACCTGAGAGCGTATTACGTAAAGGAGTGCCAGAAGATTCCGAAATCAAAAAACGGGATCAGAATAGAAAACTTCACAAGTACATGGCAGTACTTCCAACCACTGAACTTTCTGGGAACGTCATTTTCAAACGTAGACAAACCGATTCTTGACGAAAATACCGATGACAGCAACTCTACTTCTCTCGTGGATGTCGACGACTCTTTTGATGTCTGTCAGAAACAGTTATACCCGATTGTTAATATTGAATCGGGCTATGAATTTCGCGCCCCAACCCCGCACTGTAAAAGGCTTAGATCATCACTCGAGGAACCGATAGAAGATAACCACGCGGATGATTTGGAGAGAACGAAAATAGAATTGCTGCAACGAGATGCAGATAGAAGGAACAATGATGACTTGTTGTTCTTTGAAAGTCTTCTACCGTATGTTAAGGATATACCTGTAGTACGCAAACTAAGACTGAGATCTGCCATCCAAGATTTGATTACTAAAGAATTAGAAGAGCTTGCTGAAAATAATGGCAATGGATAA